One genomic segment of Nerophis lumbriciformis linkage group LG20, RoL_Nlum_v2.1, whole genome shotgun sequence includes these proteins:
- the spinb gene encoding spindlin b isoform X1 encodes MKTPFKSPEAARPRADEGHSGVSGSMMKKKNPHKKQRCVAPARSLSPPPKRTMVGCRIQHVWKEGSKSSQWKGTVLDQVPVNPSLYLIKYDGFDCIYGLELHSDQRVLGLEVLSDAAAAARVSDAPLADAMIGKAVEHMFETEDGPKEEWRGMVLARAPIMTSWFYITYEKDPVLYMYQLLDDYKEGDLRIMPDSNDSVATEREPGEVVDSLVGKQVEYAKEDGGKRSGMVIHQVEAKPSVYFIKFDDDFHIYVYDLVKTS; translated from the exons ATGAAGACCCCCTTCAAGAGTCCAGAGGCCGCACGGCCCCGAGCGGACGAAG GACATTCCGGCGTGTCCGGCAgcatgatgaagaagaagaaccCACACAA GAAGCAGAGGTGCGTGGCGCCCGCTAGATCTTTGTCGCCGCCCCCCAAGAGGACCATGGTGGGATGCCGGATCCAGCACGTGTGGAAGGAAGGCA GCAAGTCGTCCCAGTGGAAGGGGACGGTCCTGGACCAGGTGCCGGTCAACCCGTCGCTCTACCTCATCAAGTACGACGGCTTCGACTGCATCTACGGCCTGGAGCTGCACAGCGACCAGCGCGTCCTCGGCCTGGAGGTGCTCTCCGACGCCGCAG CCGCGGCGAGGGTGAGCGACGCGCCGCTGGCCGACGCCATGATCGGGAAGGCGGTGGAGCACATGTTCGAGACGGAGGACGGGCCCAAGGAGGAGTGGCGCGGCATGGTCCTGGCCCGGGCGCCCATCATGACGTCGTGGTTCTACATCACCTACGAGAAGGACCCGGTGCTCTACATGTACCAGCTGCTGGACGACTACAAGGAGGGCGACCTGCGCATCATGCCCGACTCCA ACGACAGCGTGGCGACGGAGCGCGAGCCCGGCGAGGTGGTGGACAGCCTGGTGGGCAAGCAGGTGGAGTACGCCAAGGAGGACGGCGGCAAGCGCTCCGGAATGGTCATCCACCAGGTGGAGGCCAAGCCCTCCGTCTACTTCATCAAGTTCGACGACGACTTCCACATCTACGTCTACGACCTGGTCAAGACGTCCTAA
- the spinb gene encoding spindlin b isoform X2, whose amino-acid sequence MKTPFKSPEAARPRADEGHSGVSGSMMKKKNPHKKQRCVAPARSLSPPPKRTMVGCRIQHVWKEGKSSQWKGTVLDQVPVNPSLYLIKYDGFDCIYGLELHSDQRVLGLEVLSDAAAAARVSDAPLADAMIGKAVEHMFETEDGPKEEWRGMVLARAPIMTSWFYITYEKDPVLYMYQLLDDYKEGDLRIMPDSNDSVATEREPGEVVDSLVGKQVEYAKEDGGKRSGMVIHQVEAKPSVYFIKFDDDFHIYVYDLVKTS is encoded by the exons ATGAAGACCCCCTTCAAGAGTCCAGAGGCCGCACGGCCCCGAGCGGACGAAG GACATTCCGGCGTGTCCGGCAgcatgatgaagaagaagaaccCACACAA GAAGCAGAGGTGCGTGGCGCCCGCTAGATCTTTGTCGCCGCCCCCCAAGAGGACCATGGTGGGATGCCGGATCCAGCACGTGTGGAAGGAAG GCAAGTCGTCCCAGTGGAAGGGGACGGTCCTGGACCAGGTGCCGGTCAACCCGTCGCTCTACCTCATCAAGTACGACGGCTTCGACTGCATCTACGGCCTGGAGCTGCACAGCGACCAGCGCGTCCTCGGCCTGGAGGTGCTCTCCGACGCCGCAG CCGCGGCGAGGGTGAGCGACGCGCCGCTGGCCGACGCCATGATCGGGAAGGCGGTGGAGCACATGTTCGAGACGGAGGACGGGCCCAAGGAGGAGTGGCGCGGCATGGTCCTGGCCCGGGCGCCCATCATGACGTCGTGGTTCTACATCACCTACGAGAAGGACCCGGTGCTCTACATGTACCAGCTGCTGGACGACTACAAGGAGGGCGACCTGCGCATCATGCCCGACTCCA ACGACAGCGTGGCGACGGAGCGCGAGCCCGGCGAGGTGGTGGACAGCCTGGTGGGCAAGCAGGTGGAGTACGCCAAGGAGGACGGCGGCAAGCGCTCCGGAATGGTCATCCACCAGGTGGAGGCCAAGCCCTCCGTCTACTTCATCAAGTTCGACGACGACTTCCACATCTACGTCTACGACCTGGTCAAGACGTCCTAA